One Pseudomonas sp. FP1742 genomic window carries:
- a CDS encoding class III extradiol ring-cleavage dioxygenase, which produces MFPSLYISHGSPMLALEPGASGPALARLAAAMPKPKAIVIVSAHWESSELLVSGNPQPETWHDFGGFPQALFEVQYPAPGNPQLAAEVVELLKADGLPARIDPQRPFDHGVWVPLSLMYPQADIPVVQVSLPTRGGPALQTRVGHALTSLREHGVLLIGSGSITHNLRELDWHAGPESVEPWAKAFRDWMIEKLEANDEAALHDYRQQAPNAVRNHPSDEHLLPLYFARAAGGEFSVAHQGFTMGALGMDIYRFG; this is translated from the coding sequence ATGTTCCCCAGCCTGTACATCTCTCACGGCTCCCCCATGCTGGCCCTGGAACCAGGCGCCAGTGGGCCAGCCCTTGCGCGTCTGGCCGCCGCAATGCCGAAACCCAAAGCCATCGTGATCGTCTCTGCGCACTGGGAAAGCAGCGAATTGCTGGTCAGCGGTAACCCTCAACCTGAAACCTGGCACGACTTCGGTGGTTTTCCCCAGGCCTTGTTCGAGGTGCAGTACCCGGCACCCGGCAATCCGCAACTGGCGGCGGAAGTTGTCGAGCTGCTGAAGGCCGACGGCCTGCCTGCGCGCATCGACCCCCAGCGCCCCTTCGACCATGGGGTATGGGTACCCTTGTCGTTGATGTATCCACAGGCCGATATCCCGGTGGTGCAGGTCTCGCTGCCCACTCGTGGCGGCCCGGCGCTGCAAACCCGCGTCGGCCATGCCCTGACCAGCCTGCGCGAACACGGCGTGCTGTTGATCGGCTCCGGCAGCATCACCCACAACCTGCGCGAGCTGGACTGGCACGCCGGCCCGGAAAGCGTCGAGCCCTGGGCCAAGGCGTTCCGCGACTGGATGATCGAGAAACTCGAAGCCAATGACGAAGCCGCGCTGCACGACTATCGGCAACAGGCTCCGAACGCCGTGCGCAACCATCCGAGCGATGAGCATCTACTGCCGCTGTACTTTGCCCGCGCGGCCGGGGGTGAGTTCAGTGTCGCTCACCAGGGGTTCACCATGGGAGCCCTGGGGATGGACATTTATCGCTTTGGCTGA
- a CDS encoding crotonase/enoyl-CoA hydratase family protein has protein sequence MNQPSPSRVTRERHGHVLMIGLDRVAKRNAFDLDLLNALSLAYGEFEADIEARVAVVFGHGEHFTAGLDLVSAGSALAEGWHPPPGGCDPWGVFGGPRVSKPVIVAARGYCLTAGIELMLAADINLCASNTRFAQKEVQRGLFPFGGATLRLHQVAGWGNAMRWLLTGDEFDAHDALHLGLVQEVMASEDLLPRAIELAERIARQAPLGVQATLMSARLARYEGETVAAQALPALVKKLLSSEDAKEGVRSLVEKRPGVFKGL, from the coding sequence ATGAATCAGCCCAGTCCCAGTCGTGTAACCCGTGAACGGCACGGTCATGTCCTGATGATCGGCCTGGATCGGGTGGCCAAACGCAATGCCTTCGACCTCGACCTGCTCAATGCACTCAGCCTGGCTTATGGCGAGTTCGAGGCCGACATCGAGGCGCGGGTGGCTGTGGTGTTCGGTCATGGCGAGCACTTCACTGCCGGGCTCGACCTGGTCAGCGCCGGCTCGGCCCTGGCCGAAGGCTGGCACCCCCCGCCGGGTGGCTGCGACCCATGGGGCGTGTTCGGCGGCCCCCGGGTCAGCAAACCGGTGATTGTCGCGGCGCGGGGCTATTGCCTGACCGCTGGCATCGAGTTGATGCTGGCCGCCGACATCAACCTGTGCGCCAGCAATACTCGCTTTGCCCAGAAGGAAGTGCAGCGCGGGCTCTTCCCGTTCGGCGGCGCCACCTTGCGCCTGCATCAGGTCGCCGGTTGGGGCAATGCCATGCGCTGGCTGCTTACCGGCGATGAGTTCGACGCGCATGATGCCTTGCATCTGGGCCTGGTACAGGAAGTCATGGCCAGTGAGGATCTGCTGCCACGGGCGATCGAACTGGCTGAGCGGATCGCCCGGCAGGCACCGCTGGGGGTTCAGGCGACGTTGATGTCTGCCCGGCTGGCGCGCTACGAGGGTGAGACCGTGGCGGCCCAGGCATTGCCGGCATTGGTGAAGAAATTGCTGAGTAGCGAGGATGCCAAGGAGGGAGTGCGGTCGCTGGTCGAGAAACGGCCTGGGGTTTTCAAAGGGCTTTGA
- a CDS encoding spermidine synthase encodes MTEERVEHLLAEVQDEFGVIRVLEVADYRFLEFGDAIEQSCVFTADPSWLEYDYTRAMLIGALCHEQPDSALFLGLGAGTLTQACLKFLPLEDVEAIELRPDVPRLAIEYLGLDDDPRLYIRVGDALELLDTAEPADLIFVDLYTDVGPGVGHLAWSFLENCQKRLNPGGWLVINQWATDDGKPLGAALLRGLYHRHYWELPVKEGNVILIVPSELDQELDMDGLITRAEGLAPRLGYSLQSLIKAIRPAT; translated from the coding sequence ATGACTGAGGAGCGCGTCGAGCATTTGCTCGCCGAGGTACAGGATGAGTTCGGCGTGATTCGCGTGCTGGAAGTGGCCGATTACCGTTTTCTGGAATTCGGTGATGCCATCGAGCAGAGCTGCGTGTTTACCGCTGATCCGAGCTGGCTCGAATACGATTACACCCGGGCGATGCTGATTGGCGCACTGTGCCACGAGCAGCCGGACAGCGCGCTGTTTCTCGGGCTCGGCGCCGGCACGTTGACCCAGGCGTGCTTGAAGTTCCTGCCGCTGGAAGATGTCGAAGCCATCGAGCTGCGTCCGGACGTGCCACGCCTGGCCATCGAATACCTGGGGCTGGATGACGATCCGCGGCTGTACATTCGCGTCGGCGATGCCCTGGAACTACTCGATACGGCTGAACCGGCCGATCTGATTTTCGTCGACCTCTATACCGATGTCGGGCCGGGTGTCGGGCATCTGGCCTGGAGCTTTCTGGAAAACTGTCAGAAACGCTTGAATCCGGGTGGCTGGCTGGTGATCAACCAATGGGCCACCGACGACGGCAAGCCGTTGGGTGCGGCATTGTTGCGCGGGCTCTATCACCGGCATTACTGGGAACTGCCGGTGAAGGAGGGCAACGTGATCCTGATCGTGCCATCGGAGCTGGATCAGGAGCTGGACATGGACGGGCTGATCACCCGGGCCGAAGGCCTGGCGCCGCGATTGGGGTATTCGTTGCAATCGTTGATCAAGGCGATTCGACCGGCGACATAA
- a CDS encoding class II 3-deoxy-7-phosphoheptulonate synthase, with protein sequence MNQPWSPDSWRALPIQQQPQYPDAAHLLHVEQTLASYPPLVFAGEARELRRQFAEVTQGRAFLLQGGDCAESFAEFSAAKIRDTFKVLLQMAIVMTFAAGCPVVKVGRMAGQFAKPRSANDETINGVTLPAYRGDIVNGIGFDEKSRVPDPDRLLQSYHQSTATLNLLRAFAQGGFADLHQVHKWNLDFIANSALAEKYSHLADRIDETLAFMRACGMDSSPQLRETSFFTAHEALLLNYEEAFVRRDSLTNDYYDCSAHMLWIGDRTRQLDGAHVEFLRGVHNPIGVKVGPSMNPEDLIRLIDVLNPDNDPGRLNLIARMGANKVGDHLPQLIRAVQREGKQVLWSSDPMHGNTIKASSGYKTRDFAQILGEVKQFFQVHEAEGSYAGGIHIEMTGQNVTECIGGARPITEDGLSDRYHTHCDPRMNADQSLELAFLIAETLKQVRR encoded by the coding sequence ATGAACCAACCCTGGAGCCCTGACAGCTGGCGCGCCCTGCCGATCCAGCAACAACCTCAATACCCCGACGCGGCGCATTTGCTGCACGTCGAGCAAACCCTGGCGAGCTATCCGCCACTGGTGTTTGCCGGTGAAGCCCGGGAGTTGCGTCGTCAGTTCGCCGAAGTCACCCAGGGCCGGGCGTTTCTGTTGCAGGGCGGCGACTGCGCCGAAAGCTTCGCCGAATTCTCCGCCGCGAAAATTCGCGACACTTTTAAAGTGTTGCTGCAAATGGCGATCGTCATGACCTTCGCCGCCGGTTGCCCGGTGGTCAAAGTCGGACGCATGGCCGGCCAGTTCGCCAAACCCCGTTCGGCCAATGACGAGACCATCAACGGCGTGACGCTGCCGGCCTACCGTGGCGACATCGTCAATGGCATCGGTTTCGACGAAAAAAGCCGCGTGCCGGACCCGGATCGTCTGCTGCAGTCTTATCACCAGTCCACCGCGACCCTGAACCTGCTGCGCGCCTTTGCCCAGGGCGGCTTTGCAGACCTGCATCAGGTGCACAAATGGAACCTGGACTTCATCGCCAACTCGGCACTGGCCGAGAAATACAGCCACCTGGCCGATCGCATCGATGAAACCCTGGCCTTCATGCGCGCCTGCGGCATGGACAGTTCGCCGCAGCTGCGCGAAACCAGTTTCTTCACCGCCCACGAAGCGCTGTTGTTGAACTACGAAGAAGCCTTCGTGCGTCGCGACAGCCTGACCAACGACTACTACGACTGCTCGGCCCACATGCTGTGGATCGGCGACCGTACCCGTCAACTGGACGGTGCTCACGTCGAATTCCTGCGCGGGGTGCACAACCCGATCGGTGTGAAGGTCGGCCCGAGCATGAACCCTGAAGACCTGATTCGCCTGATCGATGTGCTCAACCCGGACAACGACCCCGGTCGCCTCAACCTAATTGCGCGGATGGGCGCGAACAAGGTCGGCGATCACCTGCCACAGCTGATCCGCGCGGTGCAACGCGAAGGCAAGCAGGTGCTCTGGAGCTCCGACCCGATGCACGGCAACACCATCAAGGCCAGCAGCGGCTACAAGACCCGCGATTTCGCGCAGATCCTTGGCGAAGTGAAGCAGTTCTTCCAGGTTCACGAAGCGGAAGGCAGTTATGCCGGCGGCATCCACATCGAAATGACCGGGCAGAACGTCACCGAATGCATCGGCGGCGCGCGGCCGATTACCGAAGACGGGTTGTCGGACCGTTACCACACCCATTGCGACCCGCGGATGAATGCCGATCAATCCCTGGAACTGGCGTTTTTGATTGCTGAAACCCTGAAGCAGGTCCGGCGCTAA
- a CDS encoding winged helix-turn-helix domain-containing protein has translation MPATQSFSLKQARRLALAAQGFNGRQPPAAIKPVQLNRLIERLGVLQIDSVNALVRSHYLPLFSRLGNYSSDLLDQAAWSQGRRRTLFEYWGHEASLLPLSMYPLMRWRMQRAARGEDIYQQLARFGREKQDTIRRVLASVQELGALGAGSLSTRQERAGPWWDWSVEKHALEWLFAAGEVTVAGRRGFERLYDLPERVIPSQILRQPLLSEAEAQRGLLLHAATALGVGTEKDLRDYFRLSPADSRSRLAELVEDGALLLCEVEGWRQPAYCLAEPKVPRKVEASALLSPFDSLIWERSRTERLFDFRYRLEIYTPQHKRVYGYYVLPFLHNERIAARVDLRAERASGRLAVHAVHEEEPGLDEAGMLALAVNLRRMADWLGLEQVQLNCPRASAARLRVALAQFSVV, from the coding sequence ATGCCCGCCACACAGTCCTTTTCCCTCAAACAGGCTCGGCGTCTGGCGCTGGCTGCCCAAGGATTCAACGGGCGCCAGCCGCCGGCGGCGATCAAACCGGTTCAGCTCAACCGGCTGATCGAGCGCCTGGGCGTTCTGCAAATCGATTCGGTCAATGCGTTGGTGCGTTCGCACTACCTTCCCTTGTTTTCCCGTCTTGGCAATTACTCATCCGACTTGCTCGATCAGGCTGCCTGGAGTCAGGGCCGTCGGCGCACGTTATTTGAGTATTGGGGCCACGAAGCATCGTTGCTGCCCTTGTCGATGTACCCGTTGATGCGCTGGCGTATGCAGCGCGCGGCCCGGGGTGAAGATATCTATCAGCAACTGGCGCGTTTCGGTCGTGAAAAGCAGGACACGATTCGCCGCGTTTTAGCGTCGGTTCAGGAGCTCGGTGCGTTGGGGGCAGGCAGCTTGTCGACCCGTCAGGAACGTGCAGGGCCATGGTGGGACTGGAGCGTCGAAAAGCATGCCCTGGAATGGTTGTTTGCCGCCGGTGAAGTGACCGTAGCGGGCCGGCGCGGGTTTGAACGGCTTTATGATTTGCCGGAGCGGGTGATTCCTTCGCAGATTCTTCGCCAACCCCTGCTCAGTGAGGCTGAGGCCCAGCGCGGGCTATTGCTGCATGCCGCCACGGCGTTGGGCGTCGGGACGGAAAAGGACTTGCGCGATTATTTTCGCTTGAGCCCGGCAGACAGCCGGTCGCGTCTGGCTGAACTGGTCGAGGACGGGGCTCTACTGCTCTGTGAGGTTGAGGGCTGGCGGCAACCGGCTTATTGCCTGGCCGAGCCGAAGGTGCCGCGCAAGGTTGAGGCCAGCGCGCTGCTTTCGCCGTTTGATTCGCTGATCTGGGAGCGCAGCCGTACCGAGCGATTGTTCGATTTTCGTTATCGGCTGGAGATTTATACGCCGCAGCACAAGCGGGTCTATGGCTATTACGTATTGCCGTTTTTGCACAATGAGCGGATTGCTGCGCGGGTCGACTTGCGGGCCGAACGGGCGTCGGGCCGGTTGGCGGTGCATGCCGTGCATGAGGAAGAGCCGGGGCTGGATGAGGCGGGGATGTTGGCGTTGGCGGTCAATCTGCGGCGGATGGCGGACTGGTTGGGGCTTGAGCAGGTTCAGCTGAATTGCCCGCGGGCGAGTGCGGCGCGGTTGCGGGTGGCGTTGGCTCAATTCAGTGTTGTTTGA
- a CDS encoding DUF1127 domain-containing protein: MKGHNEHVTQEKFSIHAVSDLLHKFSRWYELHREREMLAGLSDEALKDIGVTRADVEHEVVRPFWDDPMHK, translated from the coding sequence ATGAAAGGTCACAACGAGCATGTAACGCAAGAAAAATTCTCAATCCACGCGGTATCCGATCTGCTGCACAAGTTTAGTCGCTGGTATGAACTTCACCGTGAACGTGAAATGCTGGCGGGCCTGAGCGACGAAGCACTGAAGGACATCGGCGTGACCCGTGCGGATGTGGAACATGAGGTAGTAAGACCGTTCTGGGATGATCCGATGCATAAATGA
- a CDS encoding LysR substrate-binding domain-containing protein codes for MSAYPSIDTDVLRTFVAIADQGGFTRAGEMVNRTQSAVSMQMKRLEEDVLQRQLFERDGRQVKLTAEGQVLLGYARRILKLHSEVFNTLREPHMVGTVRIGTPDDYVMRFLPGILSRFAQFYPLIQIEVHCESTRQLLQRQDLDLSIVTREPGNEIGQLLRKERFVWAEAQCFNAHEQTPLPLAMFNSDCFCRAWACNALDAMGRDYRIAYNSSSLSALMAVVSAGLAITAQLESLITPDMRILGADQGLPLLPEGSIMLIRNLNNPSPITECLAEHIVEGFKL; via the coding sequence ATGTCCGCTTACCCCAGTATCGACACAGATGTCCTGCGCACCTTCGTCGCGATCGCCGACCAGGGCGGCTTTACCCGCGCCGGTGAAATGGTCAACCGCACCCAGTCCGCGGTGAGCATGCAGATGAAGCGCCTCGAAGAGGATGTGTTGCAGCGCCAGTTGTTCGAACGCGACGGACGTCAGGTCAAGTTGACCGCCGAAGGCCAGGTATTGCTGGGCTATGCGCGGCGCATCCTCAAACTCCACAGCGAAGTCTTCAATACCCTGCGCGAGCCGCACATGGTCGGTACGGTGCGCATCGGCACACCCGACGATTACGTCATGCGCTTTCTACCGGGCATCCTGTCGCGCTTCGCGCAGTTCTACCCGCTGATCCAGATCGAGGTTCACTGCGAATCGACCCGGCAACTGTTGCAGCGCCAGGACCTGGACCTGTCCATCGTCACCCGCGAGCCGGGTAACGAGATCGGCCAATTGTTGCGCAAGGAGCGTTTTGTCTGGGCCGAGGCCCAATGCTTCAACGCCCACGAGCAAACACCGTTGCCGCTGGCGATGTTCAACAGTGATTGTTTCTGCCGCGCCTGGGCGTGCAATGCCCTGGACGCCATGGGCCGCGATTACCGCATTGCCTACAACAGCTCCAGTCTGTCGGCATTAATGGCAGTGGTCAGCGCGGGCCTGGCCATCACCGCGCAACTGGAAAGCCTGATCACGCCGGATATGCGCATCCTCGGCGCCGATCAGGGCCTGCCCTTGCTGCCGGAAGGCAGCATCATGCTGATCCGCAACCTGAATAACCCTTCGCCGATCACCGAATGCCTGGCCGAGCACATCGTCGAAGGCTTCAAACTTTAA
- a CDS encoding sulfite exporter TauE/SafE family protein: MYLVFGAALGTLGGLFGIGGGLIAIPLLGVWFGLDQQIAQGTALVMVVPNVMLALWRYHQRNRIELRHALPLASMGFCFAWIGSIWAVGVDAQTMRVGFVAFLVALSAYNLMRMFTATAPASSQMHYSWPWLGVLGAASGTMGGLFGVGGAVVATPVLTSLFGTSQVVAQGLSLALALPSTGVTLATYAVHHQVNWTIGVPLAVGGLMSISWGVRIAHALPERLLRGLFCGFLVCCAVMLAFKV, encoded by the coding sequence ATGTATCTGGTTTTTGGCGCTGCCCTGGGCACTCTCGGCGGGCTTTTCGGCATTGGTGGCGGGTTGATTGCGATCCCGCTGCTGGGCGTGTGGTTCGGTCTCGATCAGCAGATTGCCCAAGGCACGGCGCTGGTGATGGTGGTGCCGAACGTGATGCTGGCGCTGTGGCGCTATCACCAGCGCAATCGCATCGAATTGCGCCATGCGCTGCCACTGGCGTCGATGGGGTTCTGTTTCGCCTGGATCGGTTCGATCTGGGCGGTGGGTGTTGATGCGCAAACCATGCGGGTGGGCTTCGTTGCGTTCCTGGTCGCACTGTCGGCCTACAACTTGATGCGAATGTTCACCGCCACTGCGCCGGCTTCTTCGCAGATGCATTATTCATGGCCATGGCTGGGCGTGCTCGGCGCGGCTTCCGGGACCATGGGGGGGCTGTTTGGCGTGGGCGGGGCGGTGGTGGCAACGCCGGTGTTGACCAGCCTGTTCGGTACCAGCCAAGTGGTCGCCCAAGGCTTGTCGCTGGCGCTGGCATTGCCGAGCACAGGCGTCACCTTGGCGACGTATGCGGTGCATCATCAGGTCAACTGGACGATCGGTGTGCCGTTGGCGGTCGGTGGATTGATGAGCATCAGTTGGGGCGTGAGAATTGCCCACGCATTGCCGGAGCGTCTCCTGCGCGGGCTGTTCTGTGGTTTTCTGGTGTGCTGTGCGGTGATGCTCGCGTTTAAAGTTTGA